One genomic window of Kosmotoga olearia TBF 19.5.1 includes the following:
- a CDS encoding Glu/Leu/Phe/Val family dehydrogenase: MNMGLFEMAISNFNRAVAIMGIDEEYAEMLRRPKRCLIVDFPVLMDDGSVKVFTGYRVQHNTARGPAKGGIRYHPETNLDEVKALAFWMTWKTSLMDLPFGGAKGGVRVDPKSLSEKELRRLSRRYFSEIQIMIGPQHDIPAPDVNTNPDIMAVYMDTYSMNIGHTELGVVTGKPVRLGGSKGREEATGRGVMVTVREACRELGIETSKATVAVQGFGNVGMYSALLCNHELGCKIIAVSDSKGGIFNPNGLNIQELIEHKKSTGKVDSFPGGERIGKDDVFEMDVDILIPAALENAITEDNAHKIKAKIISEGVNGPITPEADKILNQRRVMVIPDILANAGGVTVSYFEWVQDLQAFFWSLEQIRETLESMMTEAFKETLDTAKKYGVDLRTAAYIIAIDRVMYAIKKRGIYP, from the coding sequence ATGAACATGGGGCTTTTTGAAATGGCTATCAGCAATTTTAACAGAGCAGTGGCCATAATGGGAATTGACGAAGAATATGCGGAAATGCTCAGGAGGCCTAAACGCTGTCTTATCGTTGATTTTCCTGTTTTGATGGATGACGGTAGTGTTAAAGTGTTCACAGGGTACAGAGTCCAACACAACACCGCACGGGGACCGGCCAAAGGGGGCATCAGGTATCATCCTGAAACAAACCTTGATGAGGTAAAAGCTCTGGCATTCTGGATGACATGGAAAACCTCCCTGATGGATCTTCCGTTTGGAGGCGCAAAAGGAGGAGTCAGAGTAGATCCGAAAAGTCTGAGTGAAAAAGAATTGCGTCGGCTTTCAAGACGATACTTTTCAGAAATTCAGATAATGATTGGTCCCCAGCATGATATTCCTGCACCTGATGTCAATACGAATCCGGATATCATGGCGGTGTACATGGATACTTACAGTATGAATATCGGACATACAGAACTGGGGGTTGTTACCGGCAAACCTGTGCGACTTGGTGGTTCAAAAGGTCGGGAAGAAGCAACCGGTAGGGGTGTGATGGTGACGGTTAGGGAAGCTTGTAGAGAATTGGGAATTGAAACATCGAAGGCAACGGTTGCTGTTCAAGGATTCGGAAATGTTGGAATGTACTCCGCTCTTCTGTGCAATCATGAACTTGGTTGCAAGATTATAGCTGTTAGCGATAGTAAAGGTGGTATCTTTAACCCAAATGGGTTGAACATACAGGAACTCATTGAGCATAAAAAAAGTACTGGAAAGGTGGATAGTTTTCCTGGAGGAGAGAGAATAGGAAAGGACGACGTTTTTGAAATGGATGTAGATATTTTGATACCAGCAGCGCTGGAAAATGCCATAACAGAGGATAATGCGCATAAAATAAAGGCGAAGATAATATCTGAAGGAGTAAATGGTCCTATTACCCCGGAAGCGGATAAAATACTGAACCAACGAAGAGTTATGGTGATCCCGGATATTCTTGCTAATGCTGGTGGAGTGACTGTTTCTTATTTCGAATGGGTACAGGATCTTCAGGCTTTTTTCTGGAGTCTTGAACAAATAAGAGAGACTCTCGAATCGATGATGACAGAAGCTTTTAAGGAAACACTTGATACGGCAAAAAAATATGGTGTTGATTTGAGAACAGCAGCATACATTATAGCTATTGATAGAGTCATGTATGCAATAAAAAAACGAGGAATTTATCCATAA
- a CDS encoding BMP family ABC transporter substrate-binding protein, with product MKIHRFQMLLLVIFLMTGIGIAKGFTVGIMIPGEIGGNPIYELVFQGAERAREEGINVKLVEGGYNPGKWEPLLRAMAASGRYDLLITFTEGLPQSVKKLAVEFQKQKFALIDGKLNESISNVYSVAFRDEEMTFLAGIFAGLITVSELPGVNPDPVVGLIAGDTYPAMMNKMKPGFENGVRFVLPDAKIIFSVAGNWADPGKGRELASKQFDEGVDVILSIAGGTGIGIIEEAARRGKYVIGVDSNIISMRPGTILACSLKHIDRVVYETIMAAADGTITYGVNETVGVFEGVIDFTFEDPHYLEIVPERIQEIMKASYILLKYGILRPLEE from the coding sequence ATGAAAATCCACAGATTTCAAATGCTGTTACTCGTTATTTTTTTAATGACTGGGATAGGGATTGCAAAAGGTTTTACTGTTGGGATTATGATCCCGGGAGAAATTGGTGGAAATCCAATATACGAACTTGTTTTCCAGGGAGCGGAACGCGCTCGTGAAGAAGGGATAAATGTAAAACTCGTCGAGGGTGGCTACAACCCCGGCAAATGGGAACCACTCTTGAGGGCTATGGCAGCATCTGGTAGATACGATCTTCTGATAACCTTTACCGAAGGATTGCCACAGAGTGTTAAAAAACTCGCGGTTGAATTTCAAAAACAAAAGTTTGCGCTCATAGATGGAAAACTGAATGAGAGTATCAGTAATGTTTATTCAGTGGCTTTTAGAGATGAAGAAATGACGTTTCTTGCAGGTATTTTTGCTGGTTTGATAACTGTATCTGAACTTCCAGGGGTTAATCCTGATCCTGTTGTCGGTTTGATAGCCGGCGATACTTACCCGGCTATGATGAACAAAATGAAACCGGGATTCGAAAACGGAGTCAGGTTCGTTCTTCCAGACGCGAAAATAATTTTCAGTGTGGCCGGGAACTGGGCTGACCCGGGAAAGGGTAGAGAACTGGCTTCCAAGCAATTTGATGAAGGTGTAGATGTTATTTTGTCGATCGCTGGTGGTACGGGAATAGGTATAATAGAAGAAGCTGCCCGAAGGGGAAAATATGTGATAGGCGTGGATTCAAATATAATCTCTATGAGACCCGGGACGATTCTTGCTTGCTCTTTGAAGCACATTGATAGAGTTGTTTATGAAACCATTATGGCTGCTGCTGATGGAACCATCACATACGGAGTCAATGAAACCGTTGGAGTTTTTGAAGGTGTAATAGATTTTACCTTTGAAGATCCACATTATTTAGAAATCGTTCCGGAAAGAATTCAGGAAATCATGAAAGCCAGTTACATACTTCTCAAATATGGTATATTGCGACCTCTGGAGGAATAA
- a CDS encoding deoxynucleoside kinase, with protein sequence MGKMIVFAGNVGSGKTTIARALADALGFEIHFESVSDNPFLEDFYHNQRKWAYHLQTFFLIHRFTALKEAMEKGSNIVFDRSIYEDAEIFARNLYETGKMEKREFETYLDMFYSMIKYIPHPDLLVFIDADIDTILARIRKRGRNMELEVPIAYWQQLANLYDSWISRYDYSPVYRIDAKFVDIERYPDHLDKIVSDVKRILKI encoded by the coding sequence ATGGGGAAAATGATTGTTTTTGCAGGAAATGTTGGATCAGGAAAAACAACTATCGCCAGAGCACTTGCAGATGCTCTCGGCTTTGAGATTCATTTTGAGTCCGTCAGTGATAACCCTTTTCTTGAAGATTTTTATCATAACCAGCGAAAGTGGGCATATCATCTACAGACTTTTTTCCTGATTCATAGATTTACAGCACTGAAAGAAGCAATGGAAAAAGGGTCCAACATCGTTTTTGATCGCTCTATTTACGAAGATGCGGAGATTTTTGCCAGGAATCTCTACGAAACCGGAAAGATGGAGAAACGCGAATTTGAGACTTATCTCGATATGTTCTACTCAATGATCAAATACATCCCACATCCCGACCTGCTCGTATTCATCGATGCCGATATCGATACGATACTTGCACGGATAAGAAAAAGAGGCCGTAATATGGAGCTCGAAGTACCAATAGCCTATTGGCAACAGCTTGCAAATCTTTATGATTCATGGATAAGTAGGTATGATTATTCGCCAGTGTATAGAATTGATGCAAAATTCGTGGATATTGAAAGATATCCAGATCATCTGGACAAAATTGTTTCCGACGTCAAAAGAATTTTGAAGATTTGA
- a CDS encoding ABC transporter substrate-binding protein, with protein sequence MRKLLVMFLLVLTVIAFGKSLTVIGPWAGPEMEKFLPVLKAFEEKTGIKVNYQIYRAEDLANVLPAQFAARKAPGDIIFMWPTFIRENTKHVVEVTDIIRPESYLPGALDNVMFNGKVYGIAYTAKVKPGFWYRKSFFEKYGLVPPKTWNEFVTLLRLLKNLPGIKAPIASGDGVGWPLSDITEHFLITFGGPELQKDLIEGNVKWESFTVKKAMEKLTFLLKEGFFSEPVEWTTILRQWWNGDYALYFMGSWITGMVDDPEDLGVFTLPGCQGMVFGIDYAFIPKYSKNVEEAKELLKFLAGPEGQTIQIAQGGHIATALGVNENAYPPVDREVANLLEGIASLNDLDDSIGGIWQPTFWDQLKLLWVKPDRLNQVLEILDEKMPE encoded by the coding sequence GTGAGAAAATTGCTGGTTATGTTTCTGCTTGTTCTTACAGTTATTGCATTTGGGAAGAGTTTAACGGTAATTGGACCATGGGCCGGTCCGGAAATGGAAAAGTTTTTGCCTGTTCTCAAAGCGTTTGAGGAAAAGACGGGAATTAAGGTGAATTATCAAATTTATCGCGCTGAAGATCTTGCGAATGTTTTACCCGCACAATTTGCAGCCCGAAAAGCACCTGGTGATATTATTTTTATGTGGCCAACATTCATTCGTGAAAACACCAAACATGTTGTTGAGGTTACCGATATCATAAGGCCGGAAAGCTATCTTCCCGGTGCTCTTGATAATGTTATGTTCAACGGGAAGGTATACGGAATCGCTTATACAGCAAAGGTAAAACCAGGTTTCTGGTACAGAAAGTCTTTCTTTGAAAAATATGGACTGGTTCCACCAAAGACATGGAATGAGTTCGTAACCTTATTGAGGTTGCTCAAAAACCTTCCGGGGATCAAGGCACCAATAGCCAGCGGTGATGGGGTAGGATGGCCGTTATCAGATATTACCGAACACTTTTTGATAACATTTGGTGGTCCTGAACTACAAAAGGATCTAATTGAAGGTAACGTGAAATGGGAGAGCTTTACAGTCAAAAAAGCTATGGAAAAACTCACCTTCCTGCTTAAAGAAGGGTTTTTCAGCGAACCCGTTGAATGGACCACAATCTTGAGACAATGGTGGAACGGAGACTATGCGCTGTATTTCATGGGAAGCTGGATCACGGGTATGGTAGATGATCCCGAGGATCTTGGAGTGTTTACACTTCCAGGTTGCCAGGGAATGGTATTCGGAATTGATTATGCTTTCATTCCAAAGTACTCCAAAAATGTGGAAGAAGCTAAAGAACTCCTTAAGTTCCTCGCAGGTCCGGAAGGGCAAACCATTCAGATTGCTCAGGGTGGCCATATAGCTACCGCCCTGGGAGTAAACGAAAATGCATATCCGCCTGTTGACAGAGAAGTTGCAAACCTTCTTGAGGGTATAGCATCTCTAAACGACCTTGATGATTCTATCGGAGGCATATGGCAACCAACATTCTGGGATCAATTGAAGCTTCTTTGGGTAAAACCAGACAGACTGAATCAGGTACTGGAAATTCTTGATGAAAAGATGCCAGAGTAA
- a CDS encoding S66 peptidase family protein: MKRILLLLLIFSIILSFMQLSANVSKRISVWNFIHKNKVNTVFVTSPARFPDQTLLDAGIRTLQSAGLTVIVGDSCRRYLSDEEKAREINEAFADPNIDMIITSRGGHGSFRVLDYLDWKTISKNPKPIVGYSDITALLLGIYFKTGIITYHGPMVTVELDNDGKSLEKMLKLLNGDKLITFDYNSKPIVPGKMVGRLIVGNLSLFKTLQGTKYFGSLKDSILVLEDVGESRESIERMVWNIAHLKDYQTLRGIVFAGFTQINNDDFDGVFKILERFFEDAPFPVWVGLPVFHGNFTKLTLPVGAWVEMDLENHYIKILNGPEPER, encoded by the coding sequence ATGAAAAGAATTCTTTTATTGCTTTTGATTTTTTCCATAATCCTATCCTTTATGCAACTATCTGCAAACGTCAGCAAAAGAATCTCTGTTTGGAACTTCATTCATAAAAACAAAGTGAATACAGTTTTTGTAACTTCACCGGCTCGTTTTCCTGACCAGACCCTACTCGATGCAGGAATAAGAACACTCCAAAGTGCAGGGTTAACAGTCATAGTAGGCGACAGTTGCCGAAGATATCTATCTGACGAAGAAAAAGCCAGAGAAATCAACGAAGCCTTTGCAGATCCGAATATTGACATGATAATTACATCTCGCGGTGGCCATGGATCGTTCAGAGTTCTGGATTACCTGGACTGGAAAACCATCTCAAAAAATCCTAAACCTATCGTCGGATACAGTGATATCACAGCTTTGCTTTTAGGAATCTATTTCAAGACAGGTATCATCACCTACCACGGCCCAATGGTAACCGTTGAACTAGATAATGACGGAAAATCACTTGAGAAAATGCTGAAACTTTTGAACGGTGATAAATTGATTACCTTTGATTATAATTCAAAGCCGATAGTACCTGGTAAAATGGTTGGAAGGCTGATCGTAGGCAACCTGTCCCTTTTCAAAACTCTTCAAGGTACAAAATATTTTGGTTCTCTGAAAGATTCCATTTTGGTTCTTGAAGATGTAGGAGAAAGCCGGGAGTCAATAGAACGCATGGTATGGAATATAGCACATCTGAAAGACTATCAAACCTTAAGGGGAATAGTTTTTGCGGGATTCACCCAGATAAATAACGATGACTTTGACGGTGTTTTCAAAATCCTCGAAAGATTTTTCGAAGATGCCCCATTTCCTGTTTGGGTAGGACTTCCAGTATTCCACGGAAATTTTACAAAGCTAACTTTGCCCGTTGGTGCATGGGTTGAGATGGATCTCGAGAATCACTATATAAAGATTTTGAATGGTCCTGAACCAGAGAGATAA
- a CDS encoding carbohydrate ABC transporter permease, with protein MVLRKARLYHFTIFILPALLLIAIFVLYPTFRTIFLSFIDETGKLSLNNYREVFSSRDIVNPRGFKQGFPFGALIHNLMWIGIHLPLTTFLGLILAVLLRKVKGGAIIKSVIFLGMVMPMIVGGIMIRFMFEENVGVVNMVLGFFGIQGKTWTAYPETALLSLIFGSVWLWTGFSMILYAAGLETIPRSYYEAAQLDGATPSKMFFNITIPLLKPITVVVVTMTLLWELKVFDIVYVATMGGPGGASNVLALQMYMYGFREWDFGKAAVVAVLITLSTLVAAIPMISSAGDDAL; from the coding sequence GTGGTTCTTAGAAAAGCACGTCTCTATCACTTTACCATATTCATATTACCTGCTTTGTTGCTGATAGCAATCTTTGTCCTATATCCAACATTTAGAACCATATTCCTCAGTTTTATCGATGAAACGGGAAAACTGTCGCTGAACAATTACCGTGAAGTTTTTTCAAGCAGAGATATTGTAAACCCGAGGGGATTTAAGCAGGGATTTCCCTTTGGAGCGCTCATACACAATCTTATGTGGATTGGCATCCATCTACCATTAACGACTTTTTTGGGATTGATCCTTGCTGTTCTCTTACGAAAAGTTAAAGGTGGAGCGATCATAAAATCAGTCATCTTTTTGGGTATGGTAATGCCTATGATCGTCGGTGGAATAATGATAAGGTTTATGTTCGAAGAGAACGTTGGGGTTGTAAATATGGTTCTCGGTTTTTTTGGAATACAGGGTAAAACATGGACTGCCTATCCGGAAACAGCCCTCCTTTCACTGATATTTGGTTCTGTATGGCTATGGACAGGGTTCAGTATGATACTCTATGCTGCTGGCCTTGAAACAATCCCCAGATCTTATTACGAAGCTGCACAGTTAGATGGTGCAACACCATCAAAGATGTTTTTTAACATTACAATTCCGCTATTAAAACCGATAACGGTTGTTGTTGTCACTATGACTTTATTATGGGAATTGAAGGTATTTGATATTGTATACGTTGCAACCATGGGTGGTCCAGGTGGTGCTTCAAATGTACTTGCGTTGCAAATGTACATGTACGGTTTCAGGGAGTGGGACTTCGGGAAGGCCGCAGTTGTTGCCGTGCTTATAACACTGTCGACTCTTGTTGCAGCTATACCTATGATAAGTTCAGCGGGAGATGATGCGTTATGA
- the trxB gene encoding thioredoxin-disulfide reductase, translated as MAFFDLGSAKQKSEVKDYYDILIIGGGPGGITAGIYAVQAGLDPLIIERALEGGQINNTEKVENWTGFPSISGMDLAEKMAEHARAFDVSFLNAEVVELEVEGEKKTVILDNGKKIQSRVLIIATGSNPRKLNVPGEAEFAGKGVSYCATCDGHFFAGKHIAVIGGGNSALDEALFLSKIVDKITIVQNLPKLTADKLLQERIKATGKVDFIFNTVVDRIEGSDKVERLILKNVETGELSTLEVEGVFVFIGLVPNTGFLKGKVKTNDWGYIMTDEHMETNVPGVYAIGDVREKEVRQIVTAAADGAIAVSHASRTYFDEE; from the coding sequence GTGGCCTTCTTCGATCTTGGAAGTGCTAAACAAAAGAGCGAAGTAAAGGATTACTACGATATACTCATCATTGGAGGAGGTCCGGGAGGAATTACTGCTGGAATTTATGCGGTTCAGGCCGGACTGGATCCTCTGATCATAGAGCGTGCTCTGGAAGGTGGACAAATTAACAACACCGAAAAAGTCGAGAATTGGACGGGTTTTCCTTCTATAAGTGGAATGGATCTTGCTGAAAAAATGGCTGAACATGCACGTGCTTTCGATGTATCTTTCCTGAATGCGGAGGTTGTTGAACTCGAGGTCGAAGGTGAAAAGAAAACCGTCATACTTGACAACGGTAAGAAGATCCAGAGCCGTGTTTTGATCATTGCTACGGGTTCCAATCCAAGAAAATTGAATGTACCAGGAGAAGCTGAATTTGCCGGTAAAGGAGTTTCTTATTGTGCAACCTGTGATGGACATTTCTTTGCCGGGAAGCATATAGCTGTTATTGGTGGAGGTAACAGCGCGCTGGATGAAGCACTTTTTCTCTCCAAGATCGTTGATAAGATAACGATAGTTCAAAATCTCCCTAAATTGACGGCAGACAAGCTTCTTCAAGAAAGAATAAAAGCTACCGGAAAGGTAGACTTTATTTTCAACACAGTGGTTGATAGAATCGAAGGAAGTGACAAGGTTGAAAGATTGATCCTTAAGAACGTTGAGACTGGTGAACTTTCTACGCTTGAAGTTGAAGGCGTGTTCGTTTTCATCGGGTTGGTACCCAATACCGGTTTTTTGAAAGGGAAAGTTAAAACCAACGATTGGGGATATATAATGACTGACGAGCATATGGAAACTAACGTTCCAGGAGTATATGCGATCGGAGACGTTCGTGAGAAGGAAGTAAGACAAATTGTCACCGCCGCTGCCGACGGTGCAATAGCTGTAAGCCATGCATCAAGAACCTACTTTGATGAAGAATAA
- a CDS encoding ROK family transcriptional regulator: MKIEEIRWDNLTKLLDFLYAGKRVLRKELTEKMKIRNSTLSYLLNELTKLEMIRIEKIAGGRGRPNHVVSLNPEHGTVFGVKLGRESLRAIVFDFSLKKIDSIEYPLHEIGKSIPDVISELKRFVEHYKPVGAGFAVSGTVDLKSKRIIKSPILNLRNFDFEPVISKLALSEFVMCNDVDALHIGQIVESGIINKSSLTVSFGVGIGASYYDGQDIFVGSDGKTAFEFGHHGVDPDGEKCYCGRIGCLETVASEYVLVKERAGSIGNFVANFDLFRPIINQFREKAKKEERLQEYERIIKSLSYYLSNLVLSLRPAILWIGGEGIVSEWIFNDIVKSIHLNIEDGWEIKPEIMRITDPESWEKGAAFLLLRKYISSRIKVGNKG; this comes from the coding sequence GTGAAAATCGAAGAGATTCGTTGGGACAATCTTACAAAATTGCTGGACTTTCTTTACGCTGGCAAGCGTGTTTTAAGAAAAGAATTAACAGAAAAAATGAAAATAAGAAATTCAACTCTGAGTTATCTGTTGAACGAACTAACGAAGTTAGAGATGATCAGAATAGAAAAAATTGCCGGTGGCAGGGGAAGGCCGAATCATGTGGTTTCATTAAATCCTGAACACGGAACGGTTTTTGGTGTTAAATTGGGGCGCGAATCTCTTCGGGCAATAGTTTTTGATTTCTCCTTGAAAAAAATTGACTCGATAGAATATCCGTTACATGAAATTGGCAAATCAATACCGGATGTAATAAGCGAACTAAAAAGATTTGTTGAGCATTATAAACCTGTCGGAGCCGGGTTTGCGGTTTCGGGAACAGTTGATTTAAAAAGCAAAAGGATAATAAAATCGCCCATATTGAACCTTAGAAATTTTGATTTTGAACCCGTTATTTCTAAGTTGGCCCTTTCGGAATTCGTTATGTGCAACGATGTTGATGCTTTGCATATTGGTCAAATCGTGGAATCCGGAATAATAAACAAATCTTCGCTGACCGTGAGTTTTGGTGTGGGGATAGGCGCGTCTTATTATGATGGTCAGGATATATTCGTTGGGAGTGATGGAAAAACGGCCTTTGAGTTTGGCCACCATGGAGTCGACCCTGATGGTGAGAAGTGTTATTGTGGACGTATTGGATGTCTTGAAACTGTGGCCTCAGAGTATGTTCTTGTGAAAGAAAGAGCGGGTAGTATCGGCAATTTTGTTGCCAACTTTGACCTTTTTAGACCGATTATAAATCAATTTAGAGAGAAGGCAAAAAAAGAAGAAAGACTGCAGGAATATGAACGCATAATAAAAAGTTTGTCTTATTATCTGTCGAATTTAGTTCTGTCGCTAAGGCCGGCAATCTTGTGGATCGGCGGTGAAGGGATTGTTTCAGAATGGATCTTTAACGATATCGTCAAATCTATCCATCTCAATATAGAAGATGGTTGGGAAATAAAGCCTGAAATCATGCGTATAACTGATCCAGAATCCTGGGAAAAGGGAGCTGCGTTTTTGCTGTTGAGAAAATATATAAGTTCCAGGATAAAAGTTGGGAATAAGGGATAA
- a CDS encoding carbohydrate ABC transporter permease — protein MRKKIQFREISLNITAWIIGLIWILPIVGILMTAIRPFDEVINGWWRFDTFTPTFSNFFDALNHPTAPLINGMKNSLIVAIPATFLPLIIATMTGYGLSRYHFPMRKAFIITVVLTLALPQQMIAVPIFQIMSTLGLVDSYLGLILVHTAWGIPWITFFMRNYFKTLPFSIEEAARIDGASDFQIFYKIVFPNALPAIASASALQFTWVWSDFFLALILIYSPNKLLATQRIPLMRGVYHVDWGLLSAASILVMIIPILIYLLLQRYYVKGMVGWTIK, from the coding sequence ATGAGAAAAAAAATACAATTCAGGGAGATTTCTCTTAACATCACCGCCTGGATTATTGGGTTAATCTGGATCCTTCCAATCGTTGGAATTCTTATGACTGCGATCCGCCCTTTTGATGAAGTAATAAACGGATGGTGGAGATTCGATACATTTACCCCGACCTTCTCAAATTTTTTTGACGCATTAAATCACCCAACAGCACCACTTATAAATGGTATGAAAAATTCGTTGATAGTTGCAATCCCGGCAACATTTTTACCTCTCATAATCGCAACCATGACGGGATACGGATTGTCGCGTTATCATTTTCCTATGAGAAAAGCGTTTATTATTACCGTGGTTCTAACGCTCGCACTGCCCCAGCAGATGATAGCTGTGCCCATATTTCAGATAATGAGTACGCTCGGTCTGGTGGATAGCTATCTTGGACTGATTCTTGTACATACAGCGTGGGGGATACCCTGGATAACGTTCTTTATGCGCAATTATTTCAAAACATTACCTTTTTCCATTGAAGAAGCAGCCCGGATTGATGGAGCGAGTGACTTCCAGATTTTTTACAAAATAGTTTTCCCTAATGCTCTACCGGCTATTGCCTCTGCTTCAGCGCTTCAGTTCACATGGGTCTGGAGTGATTTCTTCCTGGCATTGATTCTGATCTATTCACCTAACAAACTTCTCGCAACCCAGAGAATACCCCTTATGAGAGGTGTTTATCACGTTGACTGGGGGCTCTTGTCAGCAGCATCTATACTTGTTATGATTATTCCGATCTTGATTTATCTTCTTTTGCAGAGATATTATGTTAAAGGGATGGTCGGTTGGACCATAAAATGA
- a CDS encoding glycosyltransferase, whose product MKKVQTSKKSLSQFIDVVGEKKIDEIVSLASELKGLRVLHINATSFGGGVAEILHTLVPLMNNVGLKVDWMVLDGSNDFFDFTKKMHNSLQGKEGTISEEEKKLFLRINKANAQSLKEVDYNVIIIHDPQPIAVPKFVDFQDTKLIWRCHIDTSTPNEEFVEFLNSFVEYYDASIFTLKRYAGKLRFRKIYEIPPSIDPLSPKNRELTPNELKASIDKLKVDTNRPLITQVSRFDPWKDPTGVVDVYRELKKELKDLQLLMIGSMASDDPEGWTMYEELLRYIGRDYDVKVLTNFHGIESIEVNAAQRISDVVLQKSIREGFALTVSEALWKETPVVGGNVGGIPTQISHGVNGYLVNNIEEAVEYTKILLTDETLRKEMGKKGKDIVKEKFLITRHLLDYLKLFRDLVK is encoded by the coding sequence ATGAAGAAAGTACAAACGTCTAAAAAAAGCCTTTCTCAGTTTATTGATGTAGTGGGAGAAAAAAAGATCGATGAAATTGTGTCGCTAGCCAGTGAGCTTAAAGGTCTCCGGGTTTTGCATATAAACGCCACATCATTTGGAGGCGGTGTCGCTGAAATTTTGCATACCCTTGTACCTCTTATGAATAATGTTGGTTTGAAAGTTGACTGGATGGTTTTGGATGGAAGTAACGACTTTTTCGATTTTACAAAAAAAATGCACAACTCCCTTCAGGGCAAAGAGGGAACAATAAGCGAAGAAGAAAAGAAGCTGTTTTTAAGGATAAACAAAGCAAATGCGCAAAGCTTGAAAGAAGTAGATTATAATGTAATCATTATACATGACCCACAGCCCATTGCCGTACCAAAGTTTGTGGATTTCCAGGATACTAAGCTGATCTGGAGATGTCACATAGATACTTCCACACCAAACGAAGAATTCGTCGAATTCTTGAACTCATTTGTTGAATATTATGATGCCAGTATTTTCACTTTGAAACGTTACGCCGGCAAGCTTAGATTCAGAAAAATTTACGAAATTCCACCATCTATAGACCCGCTGAGTCCTAAAAACAGAGAACTAACCCCCAACGAATTAAAGGCATCGATCGATAAATTAAAAGTCGATACAAATCGCCCTTTAATAACCCAGGTGTCCCGCTTTGACCCGTGGAAAGATCCAACGGGCGTGGTAGATGTTTATAGAGAGCTCAAAAAAGAGCTGAAAGACCTGCAGCTTTTGATGATCGGTTCTATGGCGTCAGATGATCCGGAAGGCTGGACCATGTACGAAGAGCTTCTCAGATACATCGGGAGAGATTATGACGTGAAAGTACTTACAAATTTTCACGGTATTGAGAGTATCGAAGTGAATGCTGCACAAAGAATCAGTGATGTTGTCCTTCAAAAATCAATTAGAGAGGGATTTGCATTAACCGTAAGTGAAGCTCTCTGGAAGGAAACCCCCGTCGTTGGTGGAAATGTTGGAGGTATCCCAACCCAGATTTCGCATGGAGTGAACGGTTACCTCGTCAACAACATAGAAGAAGCTGTCGAATATACCAAAATACTTTTAACGGATGAAACCCTGAGAAAGGAAATGGGCAAAAAAGGTAAGGATATTGTTAAAGAAAAATTTCTTATTACCCGTCATTTGCTGGATTACCTGAAGCTTTTTAGAGATTTGGTTAAATGA